The Bombus pascuorum chromosome 11, iyBomPasc1.1, whole genome shotgun sequence genome includes the window ACTTATTACTCCAAATCATGTGTTAACTGTCGCCCACAAAGTAGCATCttacatgtaatttatactttattttaattccaaaaaatattggtatttttatttccttttgtgtcttttatatgttatttttcaataaaagaaatttaatatttcaagtaaaaataaatatacttttctacAGAAATGGTGGACTTAAAGTGAGACTAGGAGAATGGGATGAACAGTCCACCAGTGAGACTTATCCATATCAAGAATAttcaattaaacaaatatccATACACTCTCAATTCAATTCTGCTAATCTTCAAAATGATGTAGCAGTAATAACTTTAAACAGTACTGTTCCAATTTCAAGCAGTCCTAATATAAACACTGCATGTCTTCCTACAGGAATACCTGCAGCTTCTACAAGGTATGTAGaaaatctatatttaatattgagatttatttaatcataataattttatatcctccatatttttctttaagatGTTGGGTGTCAGGCTGGGGAAAGGATGCATTTGGTACAAATGGCAAATACCAAAGTATAACAAAAGAAGTAGATGTACCAATTGTTGATCAATCAACCTGTGAAAATGCTTTAAGGCAAACTAGGCTTGGACGTTCTTTTatgttgaataaaaatagtttcataTGTGCAGGGGGGGAACAAGGAAAAGATGCATGCACAGTAAGTTATTAACGTATTAAGATCAGATTTTAGtaacaaatatcaaataatattattgatatcaTTTAGCTCatgtttttaacaaatatgtaattttattaattcccTTGGAAGTacttattttgattaaaattcttctagGGTGATGGTGGTTCACCATTGGTATGTCAATTTGGTAATAACCAATGGCAAGTTGTTGGAATAGTTGCATGGGGTATTGGTTGTGCAACTAGTAATGTTCCTGGTGTATATGTCAatgtgtataattatattccatGGATTACACAACAAATAACTCAGAGTAAAtgattatacaaaatataataaatgtctTACAAATTGACAACCGTTTTTTGTACAAtgtttttttgtaaattatttatattgcaattgtattctcatatttttctatgatatttatataacttttataaatttttattttttctgataatacttcataatgtagttgcataaatatattcatttaaatatatttgtatatgaattactaaatatattactgcgcaaaaaatattatatgcaatattatcatatatttttcctgAAATAATTGACGAAGTACATATTTAACACTTTAAATTTTACATGTAAGATAAACTTAATCcacgttttataaataaagcaattttgcattttgaaaaataataattaattaattattttgtcgataaggtaattaaaaatcgaaatgtatttaatatgaCTTAAGTGATAAAAAAACGTATAGATTTACATTCTAAATGAAGCTTGATTCATGAAAACTGTAAAGTgcattttatgtaaatacgtAAATTGATGATAGAGGGCTTATCGTGTTTGACGTTTGTGAGAGGAAAAGTACTGattgtttacaattttacaagaTCTCAAAAGTTCAAAGGAATAGGTAGATGACATGGATGCCAATGCAGATGATGACGGAACACACAGCGAATTaggtatatcgttttatatggcgcacatttaaatatattaaattatcctTTAAACAATTACAGGTTATGTAGCGAGTTTTCCACATATTGTTCCAAAATGCAGAGATTCTTTCTTATCAAttacttataaaattatacgtcttaaatttttacaattttacatatacGTTATTTTTCTACTTCTGATACTTTCATATCATTATACTCTCGTATTATCCTTATAAATCACTTTAAGTcttttgtatatatacatatatatcttcgTACATAAAGAAacacaagaaaagaaaaaaatatttgtattacagAATATCCAGAAAATAGACAAAATAATGTCGAAGAGGATTATTCAGAAGAAAATACAGATGAAACATCTATATCTACTGAAAGCACTTTTGATTTGACATTACCAGCAACACATTctgtaaattttcaatatatgttTCCAAACTTATgctaaatatttgtttttaattttctatgtaaTTTAGACAGAAAGATGTTATTAGAGTTGTGTTTGgaatgttataatataaatgtatttaattagtatttagGACATAATTTAGAAGAACTTAGAGGGAGGACAATATTAGATGATGGACTTTACGTTAACTTGCCATTGCTAGTGAAACAGTCTGTCATGTTATTTCCTGGACAAACATTACCAATGACAGTATTTGATGCACAAACCATCGATATGATAAGAACTTGCATTGAAAATGACCGAACATTAGGTGTTGTATGTTTGGGATATGATAAAATGGTACCAATAGGTACAACTGCTGAAATTTATGAGTGTATGTATGACCCTGATCAAGGTTTTCGTTTGAAAGCTAAAGGCAGGCAAAGATTTAAGATTCTCAGAGTTATAATTCAGGtaagttttaaaataaatcatatatgtaatatagtaattgtcaaagtaataatatatgttaattaaattatgtattatatatgtaaatttccTTTGTTCTTCTATACACTCATGACTCTTATAACAAGGGCATTTGGTTGTAAAATCAGGtatttctgaaaaaaaaaacgattaatatatttacttcTACATATGTAGggatatgataaaatatcagCCCGTGTACAAGTCTTACCAGAAATAACGCTTGGGCCACCATTCTTTGATGAACGTATAGCCTCGTTAGATCATATACGAATACATCCGAAAAATGAGGAAGATtttaagaaacaagaaaaagtagaaaatttagaTGCTGTAGTAACCCCTTGGCCTGCTTGGGTATACCGACAATATGATCCGTTAAgactttcgttaaaaatacgACAACGTTTACAATTCATCGAAAGCAGTACGTACTAGTACTATACATGATTCTTATacaatatcttgtaattttaatgttgTTTGTACATCATTTTAActtaaaattattgatttattacagAAGGGAGTAGTATACCAGAAGATCCATCAGACTTATCATTCTGGGTTGCCCAAAATTTGTTACTAGATGATAATGAGCGaatcgttttattaaattacgatTGCGCAATTTCGAGGCTACAAAGGGAAATTAAATATCTagtagaagtatataaaattaacagtTTCTATTAAATCGTtctaaatacaattattttaaatctttaagattaatagattatatttttgttttataggataaaatatttgtttgttgTAATTGCGATTCTTACATTGGAAGACAATCACATATGTTTCCAATGAGTAAAGAAGGTCCACAGGGTACATATTGTAACCCTTCTGGTATTATACATGAAACTGTAACTTTATATCACGCGCAAGGCCTAGCCCTAAGTGATAATCCACcatcaataaattatacatgGTTTCCAGGGtaagaattatttcttcatatattttattctattctttcATACTTTATATTAAACTACTTTAGACGTGGATTTATTTCATGATAGATACGCCTGGACTGTCGCAACGTGTAAAAATTGTGGTGATCATATGGGATGGAAGTTTACAGCagttcaaaataatttaaaacctAAGGCATTTTGGGGATTGATAcgtaaaagtttgaaaaataaagaaaaatgagcaaatcaaaaattcaataaataccTTAGACCGAAAGGTTCGTTAGTTTGGAAAATCTGGTGCAAATTCCCATAGTTTTTTAGTGTTATATAACTATGTGCAATGTTTATACTACCCTTGTGTTTAGCGTTTGTGCTGTTGTGAGCTTTCACtagcaataatattaatttttccagtATCAAAGAAAACTATACAACATATTGGAACAGTTATTTACCACGAATTTCCAATCAACTGAAGTACagtataaacaaattttaacaaCTGTgtgtatatagaatttaattttatagctaTTCATGGCTATATATAAGTATGAATTACGAGATTGATATAAAACTGCATTAATTTTTACATgattgtatttcatatttatattaaatttaaaacgtaaattaaatggatcaattaatataaaaaaatatatatatatcaactattatttttgcaaaagCAGTTTATTCTGCTTCATATGCTTTTAATTAGTGTCTAGATAACACACAATTCTCaacttaaattttttatttaactagTCATTGTGAGACATATACATCCATCTTCAATATCAGTATAGTAATATGATAAGAATTTGTCAACGTACCTTGCTTAGAAATTCGCAATTCGGAGGTTGCTGACATCTAATAGTAATtggatacaaattttttacggTTTTTATGTTCTCACTTAACACGATGAAGTAGCGATAAATTCGTGAAAGATTGAAATAGtattgatttttcttattggtgtgtaatatttacatgttttccttttcacattattattGAGGAATGCATGTATAATTGCAAAATGAGTTTAACATTATGCCATTATTGTACTGAACttcaataattatatacaagcTATGATCAAAGATATAATACATGTTATTGGAATATgctattttgttatttgtatatcagaatttaataaatgtgaATTTAACGTGAAAAACGTTATTTACAAATTGcttgattttttattactcagaaaaaaatattttgaatggGTTTAGACACACGAGGAAAGGTGAAATTGAAGGTGAGTATATAAGAAAGTAGGAAAATTAAATGAGATATTTGAAAGGAAACaggatattataaattaaactgcgttttttcattaatatcttGCGCATGTTGTATATTTCTCGGTTACcttcaattaaatttgttataattatatctgTATCTCAATTATTCTCTTGTATATGCATCGTGTTTTCTTTAATCGTGTTGAATTAGCAGATATGTTTATTTAACAATCTGCcacaaaaatttaatcattCGACGATAACACTTCGTATTATAGTACTATCATTCAGACATATttcgttatatgtatatcgtagtCGTTTCGTACGTACTCGAGATTCGGATACGCTGATTCATTCATATTTATCTTTTCGACAGTTGCTCGTCGTTTCCTGAATCCTATGTATGcctgaatattatttaactttgTGACTTTAATTCCTAAACCAATTTAATCTGGATATTTTAACACGTTGTTGACTGATTAAACAAATGCGACGAAGTATCTAccataaattaaacaaatatattcgtCTGGCATAAACTTtgatgtatatatttttaaagtatatcAAAGATTTTCTTAcacttaatttttttaaagcgCCACTATCATAGTTCATCTCTCTTATATTCTTCATAATCTATTTCCACGTTACATATTCGACACtatattaatgaaacaaacattttttaatcttttgtattttaaaattagatgAGAATAAGAGATTGTAGGATATTTATCAGACACATTAATGCCGACATTGCAATATCAGTTCGATTAAaacagaaagataaaaaaaaatgcataTTGAATGTGAATTTCAAGATGATAACCATGACTCAAGTTGCAGGAACTAGCAATTTTCAATTAAGCTTtcagatttaaaattatttttgacaaaaaaaaaaagagaaaaaaacaacaataacaattgATTTCCTTAtgagtttttaaatttcaatttttttattagcaTGTATCTATCTGCGCATTTTcacaataataatacatatttataatacatatataacagaAATCTTTTGTCTAGGAGATAAACAGATAGATattctgttaaaaaatttgttctaaTGTTGCCAGTATATATAAgcactttataatataaatgtaatacattgctatgttttaaataaaaggaCGTGTTAAgtgtcaattatttttttctgttgTAACATAATCCCgcgttttaaatttaaacaaaaattatattaatacaaaaaaaaaataacggtTTACGAATTTCCATCGTATGAAACTTTCGTCCTTGATATATATCCTTCagaaaaagttatttacaCAAAAAAGCATTTCTTATGTTCGCttgaatattgtttacttGAATCCGAGTAATATATACACAAAAATTTTAGTTTAgtgtaattattttagtaagtattttatttaatgtgttaattattaaatcatgATCATTGCCTTTGATGCCTGTATCATCTCGATCTAGATAAACTTAATCATAGTAAAACTGCCAGACTTGTAAATAGTTCGAATTTACTATAGGTTAAATATGAGAATATTATTGAGAACGTATATAGGAGTATATTCGTCGCATATATTCGAAAGTgttcattaaattatattccaatGTCTTCCAATACTTGCTTTTAGTCATGAATGCTAATACAATGAGAAGAAAGTATCGGAATAAAAGTAATTCAAAGATATAGATACGGGTCAGGAAAACGTACGTAACAGACTGTCGGGTGTTTGTATCATTGCTAATATCTTGTCCCACATGGATGTTTTATCACGTCACTTGTACACTTCGTGTatgcataattatttatagatctgtaatatagatatttaatgtgttttattattgtatttaataaaagcagaaattgaaatatcacgGGGAGAGACTTACTTTCAATTTCCGATCCTGCTGAGATAAGTTTAGTGTGCGGCTGTGCAGTTGTGCTTGGTTGTTGATTACTTAGTTGTCCCGTAGTCACTGGTGCAGCAAAACCTGGAGGTGGTTGCATTGCCCAATGTTGAGTTGGTGCATTCTGTTGTTCCTtatgaacaaaatttattatgaagATTTACTATGCAATatgtacttttaaatttattttaaatttctgaaaatataagatgtaataatgaaaatgaaatatcataaaagtATCTAATACCTGTTGCGCATTATGTGATACAGTGTGTGTAGGATGAACATGTGGAAATTGCCATGTACTAGTAGTTTGGAATGGAAGAGGCCTAGAAGAACTAACAATAGCTGGATCAATCGAAGTCCAGTCTGCAATAGGTCCAAAATTGTTCCATCCGCCTTTTTGATGTAATGCTTGATGATGAAattgttgctgctgttgttgattattaatatcaCACCAATCTTTAAGCGTATACACTGCATCTCCCGCGCATTTACTAATACCTGTTttatatgttaattaaattttagatattagtcataaaaataatataaaatgctCAAGTAATAATAgtgattattattacaatgtaCCTTGTGAATTCAGAAGAGGGTTTCCATTTGGAAGATAGGTATTTTGTTGTGGTGGTTGTGCTCCTGTAAACAGCACACTAGACGAATGACtcatgtataatattatatagatttTTTGCAAAGTCACAAGAATTCACTTTTATACTTGGATAACACTATTGCTCAccacaaatacatatttactaACACTATCTTGCTATTTCCAATTTATATAAGCAAACAAAGAATACACTATTACTTTCTAAAGTTACAAAACGTTTGTTgttattgtgtatatttttctcagaTGAACAATGTAAACATAATATACGTTTACAGTCATCACAGATTATtgacaaaattacaaaaatactaaCCCGAAAGAGCATTGTTCGTGGGAGCCGGTCGCGGTATACCAAGACCAAAAGAATTCATGTGATTTGGTGTAGAACCAGGGAAACCTGGTGGTGGAAGGCGGCTACGTTGTCCCAAACTAGCAGCAGCCACAGTACTCTGAGCAGGGCTTTGGGTACCACTTTGTAACAAATTTTGTGGAAGACGAGACAGCAAGGAATGCGACTGTTGAATAACTTGTAGATTCTGCAGATGTTGGGCCTGCTGTTGCAAATGTGCTATATGGGCGACCTAAATAATAgccatatataataatatgatatgaaaacaaaaataatcatGAAACtattattgtttgttttcaaGAATTactattgataaattattaaatttcatacagTTGCCaaggaagatataaaaattacctgTGGAAAATGTTGTTGACCGAGGTTTGCAATATTCTGTTGATGTTGTACCCTATTTTGCTCTTCT containing:
- the LOC132912294 gene encoding phenoloxidase-activating factor 2-like isoform X3, whose protein sequence is MLLQNALQVCFVTGILRDRALAQNTITFGSNAVASSSMTYSDNSCCVPRDNCPYSNTGIDIRIVNGNSNCPVGQVCCCSSSSENLVDTSCGVRKIPVSAHPQGQASYGAYPWQAALLTTNNVYVGSGVLITPNHVLTVAHKVASYINGGLKVRLGEWDEQSTSETYPYQEYSIKQISIHSQFNSANLQNDVAVITLNSTVPISSSPNINTACLPTGIPAASTRCWVSGWGKDAFGTNGKYQSITKEVDVPIVDQSTCENALRQTRLGRSFMLNKNSFICAGGEQGKDACTGDGGSPLVCQFGNNQWQVVGIVAWGIGCATSNVPGVYVNVYNYIPWITQQITQSK
- the LOC132912291 gene encoding protein cereblon isoform X1, which translates into the protein MDANADDDGTHSELEYPENRQNNVEEDYSEENTDETSISTESTFDLTLPATHSYLGHNLEELRGRTILDDGLYVNLPLLVKQSVMLFPGQTLPMTVFDAQTIDMIRTCIENDRTLGVVCLGYDKMVPIGTTAEIYECMYDPDQGFRLKAKGRQRFKILRVIIQGYDKISARVQVLPEITLGPPFFDERIASLDHIRIHPKNEEDFKKQEKVENLDAVVTPWPAWVYRQYDPLRLSLKIRQRLQFIESKGSSIPEDPSDLSFWVAQNLLLDDNERIVLLNYDCAISRLQREIKYLVEDKIFVCCNCDSYIGRQSHMFPMSKEGPQGTYCNPSGIIHETVTLYHAQGLALSDNPPSINYTWFPGYAWTVATCKNCGDHMGWKFTAVQNNLKPKAFWGLIRKSLKNKEK
- the LOC132912294 gene encoding phenoloxidase-activating factor 2-like isoform X1, with amino-acid sequence MLLQNALQGILDVYKSTETRQFEILFFFNSARSCKVQKIILRHSIMSYILFAVCFVTGILRDRALAQNTITFGSNAVASSSMTYSDNSCCVPRDNCPYSNTGIDIRIVNGNSNCPVGQVCCCSSSSENLVDTSCGVRKIPVSAHPQGQASYGAYPWQAALLTTNNVYVGSGVLITPNHVLTVAHKVASYINGGLKVRLGEWDEQSTSETYPYQEYSIKQISIHSQFNSANLQNDVAVITLNSTVPISSSPNINTACLPTGIPAASTRCWVSGWGKDAFGTNGKYQSITKEVDVPIVDQSTCENALRQTRLGRSFMLNKNSFICAGGEQGKDACTGDGGSPLVCQFGNNQWQVVGIVAWGIGCATSNVPGVYVNVYNYIPWITQQITQSK
- the LOC132912294 gene encoding phenoloxidase-activating factor 2-like isoform X4 yields the protein MLLQNALQVCFVTGILRDRALAQNTITFGSNAVASSTYSDNSCCVPRDNCPYSNTGIDIRIVNGNSNCPVGQVCCCSSSSENLVDTSCGVRKIPVSAHPQGQASYGAYPWQAALLTTNNVYVGSGVLITPNHVLTVAHKVASYINGGLKVRLGEWDEQSTSETYPYQEYSIKQISIHSQFNSANLQNDVAVITLNSTVPISSSPNINTACLPTGIPAASTRCWVSGWGKDAFGTNGKYQSITKEVDVPIVDQSTCENALRQTRLGRSFMLNKNSFICAGGEQGKDACTGDGGSPLVCQFGNNQWQVVGIVAWGIGCATSNVPGVYVNVYNYIPWITQQITQSK
- the LOC132912294 gene encoding phenoloxidase-activating factor 2-like isoform X2; its protein translation is MLLQNALQGILDVYKSTETRQFEILFFFNSARSCKVQKIILRHSIMSYILFAVCFVTGILRDRALAQNTITFGSNAVASSTYSDNSCCVPRDNCPYSNTGIDIRIVNGNSNCPVGQVCCCSSSSENLVDTSCGVRKIPVSAHPQGQASYGAYPWQAALLTTNNVYVGSGVLITPNHVLTVAHKVASYINGGLKVRLGEWDEQSTSETYPYQEYSIKQISIHSQFNSANLQNDVAVITLNSTVPISSSPNINTACLPTGIPAASTRCWVSGWGKDAFGTNGKYQSITKEVDVPIVDQSTCENALRQTRLGRSFMLNKNSFICAGGEQGKDACTGDGGSPLVCQFGNNQWQVVGIVAWGIGCATSNVPGVYVNVYNYIPWITQQITQSK
- the LOC132912291 gene encoding protein cereblon isoform X2, with the protein product MDANADDDGTHSELEYPENRQNNVEEDYSEENTDETSISTESTFDLTLPATHSYLGHNLEELRGRTILDDGLYVNLPLLVKQSVMLFPGQTLPMTVFDAQTIDMIRTCIENDRTLGVVCLGYDKMVPIGTTAEIYECMYDPDQGFRLKAKGRQRFKILRVIIQGYDKISARVQVLPEITLGPPFFDERIASLDHIRIHPKNEEDFKKQEKVENLDAVVTPWPAWVYRQYDPLRLSLKIRQRLQFIESKGSSIPEDPSDLSFWVAQNLLLDDNERIVLLNYDCAISRLQREIKYLVEDKIFVCCNCDSYIGRQSHMFPMSKEGPQGTYCNPSGIIHETVTLYHAQGLALSDNPPSINYTWFPGRGFIS